Proteins co-encoded in one Burkholderia ambifaria AMMD genomic window:
- the leuA gene encoding 2-isopropylmalate synthase → MKRNPQDKYRPFEPVRLNGRRWPTRTIERAPVWMSTDLRDGNQSLIEPMSIEQKLEFFDMLVAIGFKEIEVGFPSASQTDFDFVRKLIDDKRIPDDVTIEVLVQSREDLIARTFDALEGVPRAIVHLYNAICPSFRRIVFGMSKDDVKALAVDGTRLIKEHAAARPDTHWTYQYSPETFSMTELTFAREVCDAVAQAWRPTRDHKMIVNLPATVEAASPNVFADQIEWMDRNLAYRDSIVLSVHPHNDRGTAVAAAELALLAGADRIEGCLFGNGERTGNVDLVTLALNLYTQGIDPGLDFSDIDAVRRVVERCNQIPVHPRHPYAGDLVFTAFSGSHQDAIRKGFAQQRPDAVWEVPYLPIDPADLGRSYDAVIRVNSQSGKGGATFLLERGMGFTPTRRVQIEFSHAVQTLADASGEEVTGDAICALFAREFFETAGPAARHGDAARWQNRDIAAAPPADATPEDAVRRMAAAFATAAGATIDVASCEHARTTDGRIAVSVGCRIGDAPLRHGVGVHADAASAALDAVVSAINRSAWHCADRRAAA, encoded by the coding sequence ATGAAGCGCAACCCGCAAGACAAGTACCGTCCGTTCGAACCCGTCCGCCTCAATGGCCGCCGCTGGCCGACCCGCACCATCGAGCGTGCGCCGGTCTGGATGAGCACCGATCTGCGCGACGGCAACCAGTCGCTGATCGAGCCGATGAGCATCGAGCAGAAGCTGGAGTTCTTCGACATGCTGGTTGCGATCGGTTTCAAGGAGATCGAAGTCGGTTTTCCGTCGGCGTCGCAAACCGACTTCGATTTCGTGCGCAAGCTGATCGACGACAAGCGCATCCCCGACGACGTGACGATCGAAGTGCTCGTGCAGTCGCGCGAAGACCTGATCGCACGCACCTTCGACGCGCTCGAAGGCGTGCCGCGCGCGATCGTGCACCTGTACAACGCGATCTGCCCGTCGTTCCGCCGCATCGTGTTCGGGATGTCGAAGGACGACGTGAAGGCACTCGCGGTCGACGGCACGCGGCTTATCAAGGAACATGCGGCGGCCCGTCCGGACACGCACTGGACCTATCAGTACTCGCCGGAAACCTTCAGCATGACCGAACTGACGTTCGCGCGCGAAGTGTGCGACGCGGTCGCGCAGGCATGGCGGCCGACCCGCGATCACAAGATGATCGTCAACCTGCCGGCGACCGTCGAAGCCGCGAGCCCGAACGTGTTCGCCGACCAGATCGAGTGGATGGACCGCAATCTCGCGTATCGCGACAGCATCGTGCTGTCCGTGCATCCGCACAACGATCGCGGCACCGCGGTCGCGGCCGCCGAACTCGCGCTGCTCGCGGGCGCCGACCGCATCGAGGGCTGCCTGTTCGGCAACGGCGAGCGCACCGGCAACGTCGATCTCGTCACGCTCGCACTGAACCTCTATACGCAGGGCATCGACCCGGGCCTCGATTTCTCCGACATCGACGCGGTGCGCCGCGTGGTCGAGCGCTGCAACCAGATTCCGGTGCATCCGCGCCATCCGTACGCGGGCGACCTCGTGTTCACCGCGTTCTCCGGCTCGCACCAGGACGCGATCCGCAAGGGTTTCGCGCAGCAGCGGCCCGACGCGGTGTGGGAAGTGCCGTATCTGCCGATCGACCCGGCCGATCTCGGCCGCAGCTATGACGCGGTGATCCGCGTGAACAGCCAGTCCGGCAAGGGCGGCGCGACGTTCCTGCTCGAACGCGGGATGGGCTTCACGCCGACGCGCCGCGTGCAGATCGAATTCAGCCACGCGGTGCAGACGCTCGCCGACGCGTCCGGCGAGGAAGTGACCGGCGATGCGATCTGCGCGCTGTTCGCCCGCGAGTTCTTCGAAACCGCCGGCCCGGCCGCACGCCACGGCGACGCCGCGCGCTGGCAGAATCGCGACATCGCGGCTGCGCCGCCGGCCGACGCGACGCCCGAAGATGCCGTGCGACGGATGGCCGCGGCCTTCGCGACGGCGGCCGGCGCGACGATCGACGTCGCGTCGTGCGAACACGCGCGCACGACGGACGGCAGGATCGCGGTATCGGTCGGCTGCCGGATCGGCGATGCGCCGCTGCGGCATGGCGTCGGCGTGCACGCCGATGCGGCGAGCGCCGCGCTCGACGCGGTCGTCAGCGCGATCAACCGTTCGGCCTGGCATTGCGCCGACCGACGCGCGGCGGCCTGA
- a CDS encoding nuclear transport factor 2 family protein → MTKVVDAIRALERDRFRAMVDGDGEALDAQLSDKVFFVHTNGKRETKQQFIDAIVAGRRRYRQIEIQSQDLLTLGDATCVVTGRALIEMETNNGGLVFPIAYTAVHTHEQGHWRLLAWQATRCATET, encoded by the coding sequence ATGACGAAGGTGGTCGATGCGATTCGCGCACTCGAGCGCGATCGGTTCCGGGCGATGGTCGACGGGGACGGCGAGGCGCTTGACGCGCAATTGTCGGACAAGGTGTTCTTCGTGCACACCAACGGCAAACGCGAAACCAAGCAGCAGTTCATCGACGCAATCGTCGCCGGCCGCCGCCGCTATCGCCAGATCGAAATCCAGTCGCAGGACCTGCTGACCCTCGGCGACGCCACCTGCGTCGTCACCGGGCGCGCGCTGATCGAGATGGAAACGAACAACGGCGGGCTGGTGTTTCCGATCGCCTATACGGCCGTCCACACCCACGAGCAGGGCCACTGGCGCCTGCTGGCGTGGCAGGCGACGCGGTGCGCGACCGAGACATGA
- a CDS encoding acyloxyacyl hydrolase: protein MNNKKNRRSPRRLALDALLAASLLGGSGAAFADRWGIQAGGGFSDRHGIDKADLAVVWDPGWNWWEIGGWHFTFVMEGHAGYWHTGGNVHANIGEFGATPMFRFIKSAGQVRPFIEAGAGIRFLTHPTISNDLSLSTSFQFADVVGVGAQFGERQQYQLGYRFQHVSNAGIKEPNPGINFHQFYVQYNF from the coding sequence ATGAACAATAAGAAGAATCGCCGGTCCCCTCGCCGGCTTGCGCTGGATGCGCTGCTGGCGGCATCGCTGCTAGGCGGATCGGGGGCCGCATTCGCGGACCGGTGGGGGATCCAGGCGGGCGGCGGTTTTTCCGATCGCCACGGGATCGACAAGGCCGATCTCGCGGTGGTGTGGGATCCCGGCTGGAACTGGTGGGAAATCGGCGGCTGGCACTTCACGTTCGTGATGGAAGGCCACGCCGGCTACTGGCATACGGGCGGCAACGTTCACGCCAATATCGGGGAGTTCGGCGCGACGCCGATGTTCCGTTTCATCAAGAGCGCGGGCCAGGTTCGCCCGTTCATCGAGGCCGGCGCCGGCATCCGCTTCCTCACGCACCCGACGATCTCGAACGATCTGTCGTTGTCGACCTCCTTCCAGTTCGCGGATGTGGTCGGCGTCGGCGCGCAGTTCGGAGAACGCCAACAGTATCAGCTCGGTTACCGTTTTCAACATGTGTCTAACGCGGGTATCAAAGAGCCGAATCCTGGTATAAATTTCCACCAGTTCTACGTGCAGTACAACTTCTGA
- the rpoH gene encoding RNA polymerase sigma factor RpoH, translating to MSHALTLPNTLSPTPAKAESAGSLALATQSMLPGQLGNIDAYIQAVNRIPLLTAEEERRYATEFREDNNLDSARRLVLSHLRLVVSIARNYLGYGLPHGDLIQEGNIGLMKAVKRFDPTQNVRLVSYAIHWIKAEIHEYILRNWRMVKVATTKAQRKLFFNLRSHKKSMQAMTPEEIDGLAQELNVKREDVTEMETRLSGGDIALEGQVDDGEESYAPIAYLADSHNEPSAVLAARQRDMLQTDGIAQALEALDARSRRIIEARWLNVDDDGSGGSTLHDLAAEFGVSAERIRQIEASAMKKMRTALAEYA from the coding sequence GTGAGCCACGCCCTGACCCTTCCGAACACCCTGAGCCCGACGCCGGCCAAGGCCGAATCGGCAGGCTCGCTGGCGCTCGCAACTCAATCGATGTTGCCGGGCCAGCTTGGCAACATCGACGCGTATATCCAGGCCGTCAACCGGATCCCGCTGCTGACCGCCGAGGAAGAACGCCGCTATGCGACCGAATTCCGCGAAGACAACAACCTCGACTCGGCCCGCCGCCTCGTGCTGTCGCACCTGCGGCTCGTCGTGTCGATCGCGCGCAACTATCTCGGCTACGGCCTGCCGCACGGCGACCTGATCCAGGAAGGCAACATCGGCCTGATGAAGGCGGTGAAGCGTTTCGACCCGACGCAAAACGTGCGCCTGGTGTCGTACGCGATCCACTGGATCAAGGCCGAGATCCACGAGTACATCCTGCGCAACTGGCGGATGGTGAAGGTCGCGACGACGAAGGCGCAGCGCAAGCTGTTCTTCAACCTGCGCAGCCACAAGAAGAGCATGCAGGCGATGACGCCCGAGGAAATCGACGGCCTCGCGCAGGAGCTCAACGTCAAGCGCGAAGACGTCACCGAAATGGAAACGCGCCTGTCGGGCGGCGACATCGCGCTCGAGGGGCAAGTTGATGACGGCGAGGAGTCGTATGCGCCGATCGCCTACCTGGCCGATTCGCACAACGAGCCGAGCGCCGTGCTTGCCGCGCGTCAGCGCGACATGCTGCAGACGGACGGCATCGCGCAGGCGCTCGAGGCGCTCGACGCACGCAGCCGCCGGATCATCGAGGCGCGCTGGCTGAACGTCGACGACGACGGCTCGGGCGGCTCGACGCTGCACGATCTCGCGGCCGAATTCGGCGTGTCGGCGGAACGCATCCGCCAGATCGAAGCGAGCGCCATGAAGAAGATGCGCACCGCCCTCGCCGAATACGCATAA
- the cydP gene encoding cytochrome oxidase putative small subunit CydP, translated as MISINKEPAPPPPQAAGTVGWRARITGWARGPTLMRDITLVLIVKLILLMSLKYAFFNHPQAEHMSLPPAVVAEKLLSVPAPASTEGDHHDK; from the coding sequence TTGATCTCGATCAACAAAGAGCCTGCGCCGCCTCCCCCGCAGGCCGCCGGCACGGTCGGCTGGCGCGCGCGCATCACCGGGTGGGCGCGCGGCCCAACCCTCATGCGCGACATCACGCTGGTGCTGATCGTCAAGCTGATCCTCCTGATGTCGCTCAAATACGCATTCTTCAATCATCCGCAGGCCGAGCACATGTCACTGCCGCCTGCCGTCGTCGCCGAGAAGCTGCTCTCGGTGCCGGCTCCTGCATCTACCGAGGGAGACCACCATGATAAGTAG